ATGGCCTGTCTCGTTGCCACCGtgggcttcgtcttcatcctcttcttcgcgccCAACGTCGGCGTCCTCGTGGCCGGCGAGCTGCTGATGGGCATTCCCCTCGGCGTATACCAAACCCTAACTGTCACGTACGCCTGCGAGGTCTGCCCCGTCGCCATCCGCGCATACCTGACCACCTATGTCAACCTCTGCTGGGTCCTCGGTCAGCTCATCGCCTCTGGCGTCCTTAAAGGCCTCCAAGCCCGCACGGACGAATGGGCCTACCGCATCCCCTTCGCCCTCCAATGGGCCTGGCCAGTCcccatcttcatcggcgtCTGGCTCGCCCCCGAGAGCCCCTGGTGGCTCATCCGCAAAGACCGCCGTGacgacgccatcaaggctCTGAAACGCCTCACCGTCTCCAACGCAGACCCTACCTCCTTCAACCCCGACGAAACAGTCGCCATGATCGCCTACACCAACGCCCTCGAGAAGCAGGTCGAGACCGGAACCTCCTACCTCGACTGCTTCCGAGGCgtcgacctccgccgcaCCGAAATCGCCTGTCTTGTCTGGGCTGCCCAGAGTCTCTGCGGCTCTGGTCTAATGGGCTACTCCACCGTCTTCTACCAGCGCGCCGGCCTGGCAATCTCGCAGTCCTTCACAATGTCCCTAGTCCAATACGCCATCGGCGTCGTCGGCACCTTCGCCTCCTGGGGTATGATGACATACTTCGGCAGGCGAACTCTCTATGTAGTGGGACTAGCAGCCCTCGCTTCTGTGCTGTTGGTCACcggcttcatctccatcgcgcctccaacaacagccttgTCCTGGGCAACGGGGTCCATGCTCCTCGTGTACACTTTCATCTACGACTCCACCGTCGGCCCCGTCTGTTTCTCGCTTGTGGCTGAGATGCCCTCGTCGCGGCTGCGCACTAAGACGGTTGTGCTGGCGCGGAATGTGTATAACGTTCTGAACCTGGTGACCGGGATCATCATCCCGTATATGCTGAATGTGGATGCGTGGGATTGGCGCGGCAGGTCTGGGTTCTTCTGGGGTGCGCTGTGTATTTGTTGTCTGTCTTGGTCGTTTTTTAGGCTGCCTGAGCCTAAGGGGAGGTCGTATGCTGAGTTGGATGTTTTGTTTGAGCGGAGGGTGAGGACTAGGGAGTTCTCTAAGGCGGATACGGGGTTGGTGGAtgctggggatgggaaggTTGCTGTTTGATGAAAGTGATTGAATCTCTGGTTATGGATAGTATGCCTGATTGAGTATCTTCATCTGCCTCTTAATATTCaatttattttattgttATGGCCTGCTTGATGGTATTCGTAGCAAGACATGACCGTAGGCTTCGtcttaaaaaaaaaccaacTGGCCTCAACCTCAAGCCCTTACAGCAAAACAATGCAGCAAACAAATGAAAACAACAAGGTACAGCCCTGGTCTCCTTAAGATAGTGTGATGGCGAGATCCCCCGTCGGAAGATTTCCCAGTACAGCTTCAAGCAACTTCCACCAATCAACAACCCAACCACATCTTGTCCAGCTTTATATGAAGAATCCCAGACTCGCGCTAAACTACCATTCAGTAATGATCTGTGCTTCAAAATGGCTGGCATGAATCCAAAGCTGTACCAGTTCCTGGtcgccctcttcgcctcGTTCGGCTCTTTTCTATACGGGTACGACTTGGGCGTCATTGCCTCCGTGGTAGCCTCAGATTCCTTCATCTCCAAATTCATCAATGGCAACAGCACTGTCGCCGGCACAGTTGTTGCCCTCTTCACAGCAGGCGCCTTTTTCGGTGCTTATGGCGCTGGGTTTACAGATCCGCTGGGCCGTCGCACCACCCTAGCCCTAGGCTCCGTGCTCTTTATCATCGGGGGTGTTTTGCAGACAGCCGCTGTGAATATCGGCATGCTATACTTCTCGCGCATCTTTGCGGGATTCGGGATTGGGATTCTGGTGGAATCGGTGCCCATGTTCCAGGCTGAGATCGCACATGCGAGGATTCGGGGTATCCTGGGCTCGTTGCAGCAGACGATGTTGGGTATTGGGGCGCTGGCGGCTTCGTGGATTGGATATGGATGTGTGCATCGCTGGTCTGATACTGGGAACAGTGTTCAGTGGAGGTTGCCGTAAGTTCCCTGATACGTCGTCTTCCATGTTTAGAGCTAATGGTGTCAGTCTCGCCCTGCAAGTTGTCCCTGCCATTGGGCTTGCTTCTtgtatcttcttcttccccgagtCTCCTCGCTGGTTGATTGACCATGACCGGCATGAAGAGGGTCTACGCAACCTCGCTACGCTCCATGCAAATGGCAACGTCAATGATCCATATGTCCTGGCGGAATTCGAAATCATCAAGCAGCAAATCGAAGAAGAGCACCAGCACGGAGCCAAATCCTACAAAGACCTATTCTCTAATCGGTCAAACACTCGCCgaatcatcatcgcctgcgcctgTCAAGCTTCCTCCCAAATGTATGCCATTTCCCCTGTATAATAGAAAGAATACTAACAAAAGACTGTAGGACCGGTGTCTCAGCAATCCAATACTTCTCGCCGGCCATCTTCGCCCAAATCGGCATCTCCACCTCCCGCACCCTCCTCTACCAAGGCATAAACTCCATCATCGGCGAAGTCGCCCaatttatcttcttcttcctcatcgacCGCGTCGGCCGGCGCCCACTGCAAATCGGCGGCAACATCGCCTGCGGGATTGCATTCACCATCGGCGCCTCTCTTATGGCTGTATACCCGCCCTCCTCTACGAATACCTCCGCGCACTGGGCCTTCATCGTCACCAGCACCTGGCTGTTTAATTTCTGCTTCTGTGCATCGGGTACAATGTCCTGGATTATCCCCGCGGAGATATTCAACACGGCCACGCGCGCAAAGGGGATTAGCCTGGCGACGATGGTGTCGTTTGCGTTTAATACTATGATTGCGGAGGTCACGCCCATTGCGCTGGAGAGGATTGGCTGGCGGTACTATATCCTGTTTATTGTGTGTGATTTTAGTAACGCGCTCTTCTTTTATTTGTTTTTGCCGGAGACCAAGGGGATTACCCTCGAGGTTATGGATGATTTGTTTACGAATTCGCCGTTGCTTGTCCCTGGGAGTCGCTGGGAGCCCAGGCCGGAGttggatgttgagaaggtCAAAGAGAGGAAGGATATTCTTGTTAGGGCTGTGGTAGAAAAGTAGCCGAGACAAGGTGTAGGTACTGAGGATTGCATGGTCTAAGAAATGCAGATAAAACTAATCCGTTATTTGTCTACTTATCTTGGTAATAAAAGTATGATTGTCTCCTACGATGTTTAGTATGACTTCGGCGCCATAGTAGTTTGATTCGTACGCAGAGTAGCATTACGATCTGTAGCATCTACTACTGAGACGGTGATTTCTGCGTACCAGAAAGGTCTACTAATGTAATACGCTTGTTTGATAGAGGAATTGACTACAAGTGGCCATTTGGCATGGATTATGCTCTAATGATTTCCCCCGAGACTCCAATCCGTGATGCCACCCATGCCCTATATCAGTGCATATTTCAAGGCAAGACCATCTTCACGCCCCAAATCAATCACCATCGTTCAATGCCCAATCAATCATGCATCCATAACCCTATTCTCTGTCGACGAACCTGCAATATCAAATACCAACTTGGGATGTGTTTATTTTGCGGCATGCAATTGCGAATGCTCTGAATTAAGCACTCTCTTGTTCTTACGAGGCTTCCTTATCTCTGCTCCGCCAATGGGACCAAAGTatctgcagcttcttcaaaTGAGCACAATCAACCCctctttgctgctgctcattTGCCTTGTTAGTGCAAGATAGCCTGTCTTACGCGATAATCCCTTCCTACCCTGAGTCCCTGCATCAGGGCTAAGTTCGGATTGGACAAGGCTGATCCCAACACCGCACAGACTGCTCAGCCTTGTCGCCGTAAAATGAGGTTTATTACTGGGCTGCTCCCCAGAGCCTTGCCCCACGTCCTCCTTGACACTCAAAACTCCTTGTTTTTGAGACTTTGCTGGTGGATTCGGATTCCCACTCCACCCCCGACATAATGC
Above is a window of Aspergillus puulaauensis MK2 DNA, chromosome 2, nearly complete sequence DNA encoding:
- a CDS encoding uncharacterized protein (COG:G;~EggNog:ENOG410PF97;~InterPro:IPR005829,IPR005828,IPR003663,IPR036259, IPR020846;~PFAM:PF00083,PF07690;~TransMembrane:12 (i50-76o96-117i129-147o153-175i187-206o226-247i311-329o349-369i374-395o407-429i441-463o475-491i);~go_component: GO:0016020 - membrane [Evidence IEA];~go_component: GO:0016021 - integral component of membrane [Evidence IEA];~go_function: GO:0022857 - transmembrane transporter activity [Evidence IEA];~go_process: GO:0055085 - transmembrane transport [Evidence IEA]); this encodes MEHEKGTDHVENTPRPSGHEVVASSEAQAALDKEHTMTARQAFKIYRKAVGWSLLMSCAIIMEGYDVVLIGSFFAYPQFNKKYGHIMSDGDYGLDAKWQAAMTNAMACGQIIGVFLNGVVSERFGYRRTLMACLVATVGFVFILFFAPNVGVLVAGELLMGIPLGVYQTLTVTYACEVCPVAIRAYLTTYVNLCWVLGQLIASGVLKGLQARTDEWAYRIPFALQWAWPVPIFIGVWLAPESPWWLIRKDRRDDAIKALKRLTVSNADPTSFNPDETVAMIAYTNALEKQVETGTSYLDCFRGVDLRRTEIACLVWAAQSLCGSGLMGYSTVFYQRAGLAISQSFTMSLVQYAIGVVGTFASWGMMTYFGRRTLYVVGLAALASVLLVTGFISIAPPTTALSWATGSMLLVYTFIYDSTVGPVCFSLVAEMPSSRLRTKTVVLARNVYNVLNLVTGIIIPYMLNVDAWDWRGRSGFFWGALCICCLSWSFFRLPEPKGRSYAELDVLFERRVRTREFSKADTGLVDAGDGKVAV
- a CDS encoding sugar porter family MFS transporter (COG:G;~EggNog:ENOG410PK6R;~InterPro:IPR005829,IPR005828,IPR003663,IPR036259, IPR020846;~PFAM:PF00083,PF07690;~TransMembrane:12 (i12-37o49-70i82-100o106-126i138-158o178-195i264-285o305-322i334-352o364-388i400-422o428-449i);~go_component: GO:0016020 - membrane [Evidence IEA];~go_component: GO:0016021 - integral component of membrane [Evidence IEA];~go_function: GO:0022857 - transmembrane transporter activity [Evidence IEA];~go_process: GO:0055085 - transmembrane transport [Evidence IEA]) gives rise to the protein MAGMNPKLYQFLVALFASFGSFLYGYDLGVIASVVASDSFISKFINGNSTVAGTVVALFTAGAFFGAYGAGFTDPLGRRTTLALGSVLFIIGGVLQTAAVNIGMLYFSRIFAGFGIGILVESVPMFQAEIAHARIRGILGSLQQTMLGIGALAASWIGYGCVHRWSDTGNSVQWRLPLALQVVPAIGLASCIFFFPESPRWLIDHDRHEEGLRNLATLHANGNVNDPYVLAEFEIIKQQIEEEHQHGAKSYKDLFSNRSNTRRIIIACACQASSQMTGVSAIQYFSPAIFAQIGISTSRTLLYQGINSIIGEVAQFIFFFLIDRVGRRPLQIGGNIACGIAFTIGASLMAVYPPSSTNTSAHWAFIVTSTWLFNFCFCASGTMSWIIPAEIFNTATRAKGISLATMVSFAFNTMIAEVTPIALERIGWRYYILFIVCDFSNALFFYLFLPETKGITLEVMDDLFTNSPLLVPGSRWEPRPELDVEKVKERKDILVRAVVEK